A single region of the Pararge aegeria chromosome 18, ilParAegt1.1, whole genome shotgun sequence genome encodes:
- the LOC120631383 gene encoding uncharacterized protein LOC120631383 — translation MSTIEENAIIAPWVGPTCCRNSLSVVVLSSNNNVIENISEALLDVHAMGDFRWKLVVLRSLCLEDIAKQSELTGKLSIDFVIVAVDTSRLFCIDWASKVLEQVHPDLRIRRVVLVNATDSPIHAMAVNTSEIITFCSENRLDMLTADVSKQEDANFLAQRLLKYIEVSLGVNTGIPNINI, via the coding sequence ATGTCTACAATAGAAGAAAATGCTATTATAGCACCATGGGTTGGCCCTACTTGCTGCAGAAACAGTTTATCAGTTGTTGTGCTCTCTTCTAACAATaatgttattgaaaatatatcCGAGGCATTATTGGATGTTCACGCAATGGGTGATTTTAGATGGAAGCTAGTTGTGTTACGTTCATTGTGTTTGGAAGATATAGCAAAACAATCGGAGTTAACGGGTAAACTATCTATAGATTTTGTTATTGTTGCAGTGGATACTAGTAGACTATTTTGCATAGATTGGGCGAGTAAAGTCTTGGAGCAAGTACATCCTGATCTGAGAATACGCCGTGTGGTGCTAGTGAATGCAACAGATTCCCCGATACATGCAATGGCAGTGAATACAAGTGAAATAATTACATTCTGCTCTGAGAACAGACTTGATATGTTGACTGCAGATGTGTCAAAACAAGAAGATGCGAATTTCCTAGCGCAAAGGTTATTGAAATATATAGAAGTATCTCTTGGTGTAAATACTGGAatacctaatataaatatttga
- the LOC120631354 gene encoding DNA repair protein Rev1 isoform X1, which yields MANRDDKFPDNGFEAWGGYMHAKIAKLEQQFCSGIGKAENQLSNIFNGVSIYVNGFTVPSADELKELMAKHGGIYHTYQRSDDYIIASNLPDTKVKNMSLAKVVKPEWITDSISANRLLDFKDYLLYRNSRTQPWLNFNQKKRSDVLEHRIHKNYHTIDANKDYQRKEEFKDKESSFIMCNENFIEPQQQSTALNVNDSKKTQAVTKSAADPNFISEFYNNSRLHHISQLGACFKQYVNDLREESNFEFPAHDEFKSKIFSISNTKKNTSNIVFQDSRVIMHIDMDCFFVSVGLRNKPELRGKPVAVTHSKGGQPRLKRPGVDRETEFNLYKQKQIKKLSKAMGIAEDMKIETRIDNITDEDDKYGSMSEIASCSYEARAKGVKNGMFMGAALKLCPDLQTIPYDFEGYKEVAYTLYNTISQYTLDIEAVSCDEMYVDCTELLKTLNVSVHDFAFAIRDEIKRKTGCPCSTGFGGNRLQARLATKQAKPNGQFFLTSDLVDEFMYNINLRELPGVGRQISTKLESLGHITCGSLQILSLASLQHHLGIKVGAQLYDQCRGCDTHPLTFHTVRKSVSAEVNYGIRFDNYKQCEEFLKQLSAEVHSRMQQFKVVGKCITLKLMVRAKDAPLETAKFMGHGFCDPISKSTTLQNATNDINIITKEVISICKKQNIDPKEMRGIGIQITKLDSINSKQVRGPINKFFTSKASLKTEDQLNNTETFCNIDQNNLGTGDRKNIKNPSTPKKHNAISPEIKSPVLGTVKSSIVGKRRGRPRFVKAEASTSQNLMSKFLQGKSVANEICVKKESIKEQMPEEALVEKVTTPGLLSLPWENVRELLRAWFDSGQSPKPCDVELIVAYLKGMVTSKNIDKVYILVNFIKRRIHGMKNDMWNPVEKCVVEEVQNAMLAVYGKKLLINN from the coding sequence atggcTAATAGAGATGACAAGTTTCCAGACAATGGCTTCGAAGCTTGGGGTGGATATATGCATGCTAAAATTGCTAAATTGGAACAGCAGTTCTGTTCTGGGATTGGCAAAGCCGAAAATCagttatcaaatatttttaatggagTAAGTATTTACGTTAACGGTTTCACTGTACCATCGGCGGACGAGTTAAAGGAATTGATGGCAAAACATGGTGGGATTTATCACACATACCAGAGGAGTGATGACTATATTATAGCTTCTAATTTACCTGACACAAAGGTTAAAAATATGTCTTTAGCTAAAGTAGTTAAACCTGAATGGATAACAGACAGCATATCAGCCAACCGTTTACTGGACTTTAAAGATTACTTACTTTATAGGAATTCTAGAACACAACCCTGGTTAAATTTTAATCAGAAGAAAAGGTCAGACGTTTTAGAacatagaattcataaaaattatcatacaATAGATGCCAACAAAGACTATCAAAGGAAGGAAGAATTCAAGGACAAGGAAAGCAGTTTTATCATgtgtaatgaaaattttattgaacCACAGCAGCAATCAACTGCATTAAATGTTAATGATTCTAAGAAAACCCAAGCTGTAACTAAGTCAGCAGCCGATCctaattttatttcagaattttataataactcAAGGTTGCATCATATATCCCAACTTGGTGCATGTTTCAAACAGTATGTCAATGATCTTCGAGAAgaaagtaattttgaatttccTGCCCATGATGAatttaagtcaaaaatattcTCAATTAGCAACACTAAGAAAAATACCTCAAATATTGTATTTCAAGATTCCAGAGTCATAATGCATATTGATATGGATTGTTTCTTTGTTTCTGTTGGATTACGTAACAAGCCTGAACTTAGAGGAAAACCTGTTGCTGTTACACATTCTAAAGGTGGTCAACCTCGATTAAAAAGACCAGGTGTAGATAGAGAAACTGAATTCAATTTATATAAGCAAAAACAGATCAAGAAACTAAGTAAAGCAATGGGAATAGCTGAAGATATGAAAATTGAGACAAGGATTGACAATATCACAGATGAGGATGATAAATATGGATCTATGAGTGAAATTGCTTCATGCTCGTATGAGGCTAGAGCTAAAGGAGTAAAAAATGGGATGTTCATGGGCGCCGCTTTAAAGCTTTGCCCAGACTTGCAAACAATTCCATATGATTTTGAGGGCTACAAAGAGGTAGCGTACACATTGTACAACACCATATCTCAATATACATTAGACATAGAAGCAGTTTCTTGTGATGAAATGTATGTAGATTGCACTGAActgttaaaaactttaaatgtaaGTGTTCATGATTTTGCATTTGCCATAAGagatgaaattaaaagaaaaactggATGTCCGTGTTCAACTGGGTTTGGTGGTAATCGTTTGCAAGCAAGACTGGCCACAAAACAAGCTAAACCAAATGGACAGTTCTTTCTAACATCTGATCTTGTTGATgagtttatgtataatattaatcttaGAGAATTACCTGGAGTTGGTAGGCAGATATCAACGAAACTAGAGTCTCTGGGGCATATCACTTGTGGCTCACTTCAGATTCTATCACTTGCATCTCTTCAACACCATTTAGGCATTAAAGTTGGCGCACAATTGTATGACCAATGTCGTGGATGTGATACACATCCATTAACATTTCATACAGTAAGAAAATCAGTCTCGGCTGAGGTCAACTATGGCATACGTTTTGACAATTATAAGCAATGTGAAGAATTTTTGAAACAACTTTCAGCAGAGGTACATTCGAGAATGCAGCAATTTAAAGTAGTAGGAAAGTGTATAACTCTAAAACTTATGGTAAGAGCCAAAGATGCTCCTCTAGAAACTGCAAAATTTATGGGCCATGGATTCTGTGATCCTATCAGCAAATCTACAACATTACAGAATGCTACAAacgatataaacataataactaAAGAAGTAATTTCTATCTGCAAGAAACAAAATATAGACCCAAAGGAAATGAGGGGTATTGGAattcaaataactaaattaGATTCAATAAATAGTAAACAAGTCAGGGGCCCAATTAATAAGTTCTTTACAAGTAAAGCTTCTCTTAAAACTGAAGACCAACTCAACAACACAGAAACATTTTGTAATATTGATCAAAATAATCTAGGAACTggagatagaaaaaatataaaaaatccatCAACACCAAAGAAACATAATGCCATTTCACCCGAAATTAAATCTCCGGTTCTAGGAACTGTAAAATCTTCTATAGTAGGGAAGAGAAGAGGCAGACCAAGATTTGTGAAGGCTGAAGCCTCCACATCTCAAAATCTAATGAGCAAATTTCTTCAAGGGAAAAGTGTTGCAAATgaaatttgtgtaaaaaaagAGTCTATTAAAGAACAAATGCCAGAAGAAGCCCTTGTAGAAAAAGTAACTACACCAGGGTTACTTAGTCTACCTTGGGAAAATGTGAGAGAACTGTTAAGAGCTTGGTTTGACAGTGGTCAGTCACCAAAACCTTGTGATGTTGAGTTAATTGTAGCATACCTCAAAGGAATGGTAACCAGTAAGAATATagataaagtatatattttggtTAATTTCATAAAACGACGAATCCATGGAATGAAAAATGATATGTGGAATCCTGTTGAAAAGTGTGTTGTTGAAGAAGTACAAAATGCTATGTTGGCTGTTTATGGGAAaaagttattgataaataattaa
- the LOC120631354 gene encoding DNA repair protein Rev1 isoform X2: MHAKIAKLEQQFCSGIGKAENQLSNIFNGVSIYVNGFTVPSADELKELMAKHGGIYHTYQRSDDYIIASNLPDTKVKNMSLAKVVKPEWITDSISANRLLDFKDYLLYRNSRTQPWLNFNQKKRSDVLEHRIHKNYHTIDANKDYQRKEEFKDKESSFIMCNENFIEPQQQSTALNVNDSKKTQAVTKSAADPNFISEFYNNSRLHHISQLGACFKQYVNDLREESNFEFPAHDEFKSKIFSISNTKKNTSNIVFQDSRVIMHIDMDCFFVSVGLRNKPELRGKPVAVTHSKGGQPRLKRPGVDRETEFNLYKQKQIKKLSKAMGIAEDMKIETRIDNITDEDDKYGSMSEIASCSYEARAKGVKNGMFMGAALKLCPDLQTIPYDFEGYKEVAYTLYNTISQYTLDIEAVSCDEMYVDCTELLKTLNVSVHDFAFAIRDEIKRKTGCPCSTGFGGNRLQARLATKQAKPNGQFFLTSDLVDEFMYNINLRELPGVGRQISTKLESLGHITCGSLQILSLASLQHHLGIKVGAQLYDQCRGCDTHPLTFHTVRKSVSAEVNYGIRFDNYKQCEEFLKQLSAEVHSRMQQFKVVGKCITLKLMVRAKDAPLETAKFMGHGFCDPISKSTTLQNATNDINIITKEVISICKKQNIDPKEMRGIGIQITKLDSINSKQVRGPINKFFTSKASLKTEDQLNNTETFCNIDQNNLGTGDRKNIKNPSTPKKHNAISPEIKSPVLGTVKSSIVGKRRGRPRFVKAEASTSQNLMSKFLQGKSVANEICVKKESIKEQMPEEALVEKVTTPGLLSLPWENVRELLRAWFDSGQSPKPCDVELIVAYLKGMVTSKNIDKVYILVNFIKRRIHGMKNDMWNPVEKCVVEEVQNAMLAVYGKKLLINN, encoded by the coding sequence ATGCATGCTAAAATTGCTAAATTGGAACAGCAGTTCTGTTCTGGGATTGGCAAAGCCGAAAATCagttatcaaatatttttaatggagTAAGTATTTACGTTAACGGTTTCACTGTACCATCGGCGGACGAGTTAAAGGAATTGATGGCAAAACATGGTGGGATTTATCACACATACCAGAGGAGTGATGACTATATTATAGCTTCTAATTTACCTGACACAAAGGTTAAAAATATGTCTTTAGCTAAAGTAGTTAAACCTGAATGGATAACAGACAGCATATCAGCCAACCGTTTACTGGACTTTAAAGATTACTTACTTTATAGGAATTCTAGAACACAACCCTGGTTAAATTTTAATCAGAAGAAAAGGTCAGACGTTTTAGAacatagaattcataaaaattatcatacaATAGATGCCAACAAAGACTATCAAAGGAAGGAAGAATTCAAGGACAAGGAAAGCAGTTTTATCATgtgtaatgaaaattttattgaacCACAGCAGCAATCAACTGCATTAAATGTTAATGATTCTAAGAAAACCCAAGCTGTAACTAAGTCAGCAGCCGATCctaattttatttcagaattttataataactcAAGGTTGCATCATATATCCCAACTTGGTGCATGTTTCAAACAGTATGTCAATGATCTTCGAGAAgaaagtaattttgaatttccTGCCCATGATGAatttaagtcaaaaatattcTCAATTAGCAACACTAAGAAAAATACCTCAAATATTGTATTTCAAGATTCCAGAGTCATAATGCATATTGATATGGATTGTTTCTTTGTTTCTGTTGGATTACGTAACAAGCCTGAACTTAGAGGAAAACCTGTTGCTGTTACACATTCTAAAGGTGGTCAACCTCGATTAAAAAGACCAGGTGTAGATAGAGAAACTGAATTCAATTTATATAAGCAAAAACAGATCAAGAAACTAAGTAAAGCAATGGGAATAGCTGAAGATATGAAAATTGAGACAAGGATTGACAATATCACAGATGAGGATGATAAATATGGATCTATGAGTGAAATTGCTTCATGCTCGTATGAGGCTAGAGCTAAAGGAGTAAAAAATGGGATGTTCATGGGCGCCGCTTTAAAGCTTTGCCCAGACTTGCAAACAATTCCATATGATTTTGAGGGCTACAAAGAGGTAGCGTACACATTGTACAACACCATATCTCAATATACATTAGACATAGAAGCAGTTTCTTGTGATGAAATGTATGTAGATTGCACTGAActgttaaaaactttaaatgtaaGTGTTCATGATTTTGCATTTGCCATAAGagatgaaattaaaagaaaaactggATGTCCGTGTTCAACTGGGTTTGGTGGTAATCGTTTGCAAGCAAGACTGGCCACAAAACAAGCTAAACCAAATGGACAGTTCTTTCTAACATCTGATCTTGTTGATgagtttatgtataatattaatcttaGAGAATTACCTGGAGTTGGTAGGCAGATATCAACGAAACTAGAGTCTCTGGGGCATATCACTTGTGGCTCACTTCAGATTCTATCACTTGCATCTCTTCAACACCATTTAGGCATTAAAGTTGGCGCACAATTGTATGACCAATGTCGTGGATGTGATACACATCCATTAACATTTCATACAGTAAGAAAATCAGTCTCGGCTGAGGTCAACTATGGCATACGTTTTGACAATTATAAGCAATGTGAAGAATTTTTGAAACAACTTTCAGCAGAGGTACATTCGAGAATGCAGCAATTTAAAGTAGTAGGAAAGTGTATAACTCTAAAACTTATGGTAAGAGCCAAAGATGCTCCTCTAGAAACTGCAAAATTTATGGGCCATGGATTCTGTGATCCTATCAGCAAATCTACAACATTACAGAATGCTACAAacgatataaacataataactaAAGAAGTAATTTCTATCTGCAAGAAACAAAATATAGACCCAAAGGAAATGAGGGGTATTGGAattcaaataactaaattaGATTCAATAAATAGTAAACAAGTCAGGGGCCCAATTAATAAGTTCTTTACAAGTAAAGCTTCTCTTAAAACTGAAGACCAACTCAACAACACAGAAACATTTTGTAATATTGATCAAAATAATCTAGGAACTggagatagaaaaaatataaaaaatccatCAACACCAAAGAAACATAATGCCATTTCACCCGAAATTAAATCTCCGGTTCTAGGAACTGTAAAATCTTCTATAGTAGGGAAGAGAAGAGGCAGACCAAGATTTGTGAAGGCTGAAGCCTCCACATCTCAAAATCTAATGAGCAAATTTCTTCAAGGGAAAAGTGTTGCAAATgaaatttgtgtaaaaaaagAGTCTATTAAAGAACAAATGCCAGAAGAAGCCCTTGTAGAAAAAGTAACTACACCAGGGTTACTTAGTCTACCTTGGGAAAATGTGAGAGAACTGTTAAGAGCTTGGTTTGACAGTGGTCAGTCACCAAAACCTTGTGATGTTGAGTTAATTGTAGCATACCTCAAAGGAATGGTAACCAGTAAGAATATagataaagtatatattttggtTAATTTCATAAAACGACGAATCCATGGAATGAAAAATGATATGTGGAATCCTGTTGAAAAGTGTGTTGTTGAAGAAGTACAAAATGCTATGTTGGCTGTTTATGGGAAaaagttattgataaataattaa